The following are encoded in a window of Thalassotalea insulae genomic DNA:
- the dnaJ gene encoding molecular chaperone DnaJ, with protein sequence MSKRDYYEVLGVSKDAGEREIKKAYKRLAMKYHPDRTQGDKGKEEQFKEIKEAYEVLNDDQKRAAYDQYGHAAFEQGGMGGGGFGGGADFGDAFGDIFGDIFGGGRRGGQSRQRRGSDLRYNLEMTLEDAVKGKSVEIKVPTYVSCEPCNGSGAKKGTSAKTCATCHGHGQVQMRQGLFAVQQTCPSCSGKGKVITDPCPSCRGQGRVEKTKTLNAKIPAGVDTGDRIRLSGEGEAGEHGAPAGDLYVQVHVKDHPIFVRDENNLFCEVPISFTTAALGGEIEVPTLEGKVKLKVPKETQTGKMFRLRGKGVKSVRSHVVGDLMCKAVIETPVNLSGDQADLLRQLEEKMGKNQTKHRPKETGFFDSVKQFFDDLKS encoded by the coding sequence ATGTCCAAACGTGATTACTATGAAGTGTTAGGGGTGTCAAAAGACGCCGGTGAGCGTGAGATCAAAAAAGCGTATAAACGTTTAGCAATGAAGTATCACCCGGATCGTACCCAAGGTGATAAAGGGAAAGAAGAACAATTTAAAGAAATTAAAGAAGCCTATGAAGTGCTAAACGATGATCAAAAGCGTGCCGCTTATGATCAATACGGTCATGCTGCCTTTGAACAAGGTGGTATGGGCGGTGGCGGCTTCGGTGGTGGCGCTGATTTTGGTGATGCGTTTGGCGATATTTTTGGTGATATTTTCGGTGGCGGTCGTCGTGGTGGCCAATCGCGTCAACGCCGTGGTAGCGATTTACGTTACAACCTGGAAATGACACTGGAAGATGCGGTTAAAGGTAAGTCGGTTGAAATTAAAGTACCAACTTATGTCAGCTGTGAACCTTGTAATGGTTCGGGAGCGAAAAAAGGCACTAGTGCAAAAACTTGTGCGACCTGTCATGGTCATGGTCAGGTACAAATGCGTCAGGGCTTATTTGCGGTACAACAAACTTGCCCATCATGTTCGGGTAAAGGTAAAGTGATCACTGATCCTTGTCCTTCATGTCGTGGTCAGGGGCGGGTTGAGAAAACTAAAACCCTAAATGCTAAAATTCCGGCGGGTGTCGATACTGGTGATCGTATTCGCTTATCTGGTGAAGGTGAAGCCGGTGAACATGGCGCACCAGCGGGGGATTTGTATGTACAGGTACATGTTAAAGATCATCCTATATTTGTTCGTGATGAAAATAACCTATTCTGTGAAGTACCGATCAGCTTTACCACTGCGGCATTAGGCGGTGAAATTGAAGTACCGACCTTAGAAGGTAAAGTGAAACTGAAAGTACCAAAAGAAACTCAAACAGGTAAGATGTTCCGCTTACGTGGCAAAGGGGTGAAATCGGTGCGTAGCCATGTAGTTGGCGATTTGATGTGTAAAGCGGTGATTGAAACGCCAGTCAATCTTTCTGGTGATCAGGCGGATTTATTACGTCAGCTGGAAGAGAAAATGGGCAAGAATCAAACTAAACATCGACCGAAAGAAACCGGTTTTTTTGACAGCGTTAAACAGTTCTTTGATGACCTGAAAAGTTAA
- the dnaK gene encoding molecular chaperone DnaK, producing MGKIIGIDLGTTNSCVAVLDGDKVRVIENAEGDRTTPSIIAYTEEGETLVGQPAKRQAVTNPKNTLFAIKRLIGRRWEDKEVQRDIDIMPFGIVKADNGDAWVTARDKNVAPPQVSAEVLKKMKKTAEDYLGETVTEAVITVPAYFNDSQRQATKDAGRIAGLEVKRIINEPTAAALAYGMDKAKGDKVVAVYDLGGGTFDISIIEIDEVEGEHTFEVLATNGDTHLGGEDFDNRLINYLVDEFKKDQGLDLKNDPLAMQRVKEAAEKAKCELSSAQQTDVNLPYVTADASGPKHMNIKVTRAKLESLVEDMVKATLEPLKTALADADLSTSDITDVILVGGQTRMPLVQKTVSDFFGKEPRKDVNPDEAVASGAAVQAGVLAGDVTDVLLLDVTPLSLGIETMGGVMTKVIDKNTTIPTKQSQTFSTAEDNQAAVTVHVLQGERKQAQANKSLGQFNLEGIDAAPRGMPQIEVTFDIDADGILHVSAKDKNTGKEQKITIKASSGLSDDEVEQMVRDAEANADVDAKFEELVTARNQADGMMHATRTQMTEAGDDLPSEDKEKIEAAISELEAALKGDDKAAIEAKQQALMEASAKLMEIAQAKAQAQGGAAPEGEAQDAGAAPADDVVDAEFEEVKDDK from the coding sequence ATGGGCAAAATTATTGGTATTGACCTAGGGACAACTAACTCATGTGTAGCTGTTCTAGACGGCGACAAAGTTCGTGTTATTGAAAACGCAGAAGGCGATCGTACAACTCCTTCAATCATTGCATACACAGAAGAAGGTGAAACGTTAGTTGGTCAACCTGCTAAACGTCAAGCGGTAACTAACCCTAAAAATACGTTATTTGCGATTAAACGTTTAATCGGTCGTCGCTGGGAAGATAAAGAAGTTCAGCGTGATATCGACATTATGCCATTTGGTATCGTAAAAGCCGATAACGGCGATGCCTGGGTGACTGCACGTGATAAAAACGTTGCGCCACCACAAGTGTCTGCTGAAGTCTTGAAAAAGATGAAGAAAACGGCTGAAGACTATTTAGGTGAAACAGTGACTGAAGCTGTTATCACTGTACCAGCATATTTCAACGATTCACAACGTCAAGCAACTAAAGATGCCGGCCGTATTGCGGGTCTTGAAGTGAAACGTATTATCAACGAGCCAACAGCGGCGGCACTTGCTTACGGCATGGATAAGGCAAAAGGTGACAAAGTCGTTGCGGTTTATGACTTAGGCGGTGGTACCTTTGATATCTCAATCATCGAAATTGATGAAGTTGAAGGCGAGCACACTTTCGAAGTATTAGCGACTAACGGCGACACCCACTTAGGTGGTGAAGATTTCGATAACCGTTTGATCAACTATCTTGTCGATGAGTTCAAAAAAGATCAAGGTCTTGACCTTAAGAATGATCCACTTGCAATGCAACGTGTTAAAGAAGCGGCAGAAAAAGCAAAATGTGAGCTTTCTTCAGCCCAACAAACAGATGTTAACTTACCTTACGTAACAGCTGATGCTTCTGGTCCTAAGCACATGAACATCAAAGTGACTCGCGCCAAGTTAGAGTCATTAGTTGAAGACATGGTGAAAGCGACATTAGAACCATTAAAAACTGCGCTAGCGGATGCTGACTTATCTACTTCAGATATCACTGATGTTATTTTGGTTGGTGGTCAAACACGTATGCCATTAGTACAAAAAACGGTATCTGATTTCTTCGGTAAAGAGCCTCGTAAAGACGTTAACCCGGATGAAGCGGTAGCTTCAGGTGCTGCAGTACAAGCAGGTGTATTAGCAGGTGATGTAACAGACGTATTATTATTAGATGTAACACCATTGTCTTTAGGTATCGAGACCATGGGCGGTGTGATGACTAAGGTAATCGATAAAAACACAACCATCCCAACGAAGCAATCGCAAACGTTCTCAACTGCTGAGGACAACCAAGCGGCGGTAACGGTTCACGTCTTACAAGGTGAACGTAAGCAAGCACAAGCGAACAAGTCTTTAGGTCAGTTTAACCTTGAAGGTATCGACGCTGCGCCGCGTGGCATGCCGCAAATTGAAGTGACATTTGATATTGATGCTGATGGTATCTTGCATGTGTCTGCCAAAGACAAGAACACAGGTAAAGAACAAAAAATTACTATTAAAGCGTCTTCTGGTTTATCGGATGATGAAGTAGAACAAATGGTACGTGATGCAGAAGCGAATGCGGATGTTGATGCCAAGTTTGAAGAATTAGTAACTGCTCGTAACCAAGCTGATGGCATGATGCATGCGACACGCACGCAAATGACTGAAGCGGGTGATGACTTACCAAGCGAAGATAAAGAGAAAATTGAAGCGGCAATTAGTGAGCTTGAAGCAGCACTCAAAGGTGATGATAAAGCGGCAATTGAAGCTAAGCAACAAGCATTGATGGAAGCATCAGCGAAGTTAATGGAAATTGCTCAAGCAAAAGCACAAGCCCAAGGTGGTGCAGCTCCTGAAGGCGAAGCGCAAGACGCAGGTGCAGCTCCAGCAGATGATGTGGTTGACGCTGAGTTTGAAGAGGTTAAAGACGATAAGTAG
- the grpE gene encoding nucleotide exchange factor GrpE yields MTKESTENKSAEDISADELAAEIIGQAEEQVGEQLDTAAESISVEQEKINELELALAAAQSTVADQKDSVIRAKAEVDNIRRRAAQDVEKARKFALEKFAAEMLTVVDNLERGLATIDAEAEEQKATFEGVNLTLQGLLSGLEKFGVKAVDPQDQPFNPELHQAMSMQEVEGVAPNTVIAVMQKGYELNGRLIRPAMVMVSKAAGVDTQA; encoded by the coding sequence ATGACTAAAGAGTCAACAGAAAATAAAAGCGCTGAAGATATTTCAGCAGACGAATTAGCCGCTGAAATTATTGGTCAAGCAGAAGAGCAAGTGGGTGAACAGCTTGATACTGCAGCTGAAAGTATCAGTGTGGAGCAAGAAAAAATTAATGAACTCGAACTTGCATTAGCAGCTGCACAATCAACGGTAGCCGATCAAAAAGATTCTGTGATCCGCGCTAAAGCTGAAGTGGATAATATTCGTCGTCGTGCTGCTCAGGATGTAGAAAAAGCACGTAAGTTTGCCTTAGAAAAGTTTGCTGCTGAAATGTTAACCGTAGTCGATAACTTAGAGCGCGGTCTAGCGACTATTGATGCTGAAGCTGAAGAGCAAAAAGCAACATTTGAAGGGGTTAACTTAACCTTGCAAGGTTTGTTGTCCGGTTTAGAAAAATTTGGCGTTAAAGCGGTCGATCCACAAGATCAACCATTTAACCCGGAATTACACCAGGCAATGTCAATGCAAGAAGTAGAGGGCGTTGCTCCTAACACTGTCATTGCAGTAATGCAAAAGGGGTATGAATTAAACGGTCGTTTGATTCGTCCTGCCATGGTGATGGTATCAAAAGCTGCGGGTGTTGATACCCAAGCGTAA
- the nadK gene encoding NAD(+) kinase has product MSQLYKIIGLIGKPNHAGASNTINALFEFLVEQGYQVIVESSVACSMDKQDLAIHSLTEIGELADLAIVVGGDGYMLGAARVLSCYNIGVLGVNRGNLGFLTDLSPTEFAEPLSEILAGKSRSEQRFIIEAEVYRHGKLKSSNSAVNEAVLHAGKVASMIEFEVYIDNSFMFSQRSDGLIISTPTGSTAYSMSAGGPILTPNLNALSLVPMFPHTLTSRPIVVDGNSEIKLILANENYENLQVSCDGHVILAVMPGDEVIIRKSEYTLRLIHPLDHSYFNVLRTKLSWGNKLY; this is encoded by the coding sequence ATGAGTCAACTTTATAAAATCATCGGCCTGATCGGAAAGCCAAATCATGCTGGTGCCAGCAACACCATCAATGCATTGTTTGAATTTTTAGTCGAGCAAGGCTACCAGGTTATCGTCGAAAGCTCTGTCGCTTGTTCAATGGATAAACAGGATTTGGCTATTCATAGCCTAACAGAAATTGGCGAGCTGGCTGATCTCGCTATCGTCGTTGGCGGTGATGGTTACATGCTTGGCGCTGCCCGCGTACTTTCTTGCTATAACATTGGCGTGCTTGGTGTTAATCGCGGAAACTTAGGTTTCCTTACTGATTTGTCGCCAACAGAATTCGCCGAGCCACTCAGCGAAATATTAGCCGGTAAGTCACGTTCAGAGCAGCGTTTTATCATTGAAGCAGAAGTCTATCGCCACGGAAAACTAAAAAGTTCTAACAGTGCAGTTAATGAAGCCGTATTACATGCGGGTAAAGTAGCGAGCATGATCGAGTTTGAGGTTTATATCGATAACAGCTTTATGTTTAGCCAACGTTCTGATGGCTTGATCATTTCAACACCAACAGGTTCTACCGCTTATTCTATGTCGGCCGGTGGCCCTATTCTAACGCCAAACCTCAACGCACTATCGCTGGTACCTATGTTTCCTCATACCCTGACCAGTAGACCAATTGTCGTCGATGGCAATAGTGAAATTAAACTGATTTTAGCCAATGAAAATTATGAAAACTTGCAGGTCAGCTGCGATGGACATGTGATTTTAGCGGTAATGCCGGGAGATGAAGTGATCATTCGTAAAAGCGAATATACCTTACGGCTAATTCATCCACTGGATCACAGCTATTTTAATGTCCTGCGCACTAAGCTCAGCTGGGGCAATAAACTTTATTAA
- the recN gene encoding DNA repair protein RecN — translation MLLHLNIQNFAIVRTLDIDWRQGMTTITGETGAGKSIAIDALGLCLGDRAVTNVVRPNCKKAELAATFDISGNTVAQQWLTNNDIAVDDDCILRRIISSEGRSKAYINGSQVPLAQLKDIGRLLINIHGQHDHQLIIKASEQRQILDAYADHQHLLADVKLHYQQWKQLNYEYQQLQDNQAQREAQQQLLQYQVSELDEFSLTEGEFEQLELDYKRHSNSQFLLDSTLSALQSLSENEQFNALDNLRSAYEQISKLASVDNHLATLASQLEESLIQLEDTSTELQSYYQQLELDPQAYQMIEDRYSTAIQLAKKHQVAPEQLFTHYLTLKNELSLISSDETRLTGILTEIAETEVNYREAATILSASRAKAAATLSQRISDSMKELNMAHGQFEVSLTATVSDKLNLHGIDEVNFLISLNPGQALEAMNKVASGGELSRISLAMQVILADKVVTPTLIFDEVDVGISGPTAAMVGDKLRQLAANTQVICVTHLPQVASKGHQQLFVTKLTDGEHTETKVTELSEQGRVQEIARLLAGDSITEHSLANAQELLAS, via the coding sequence ATGTTACTACACCTCAATATTCAAAACTTTGCTATTGTCCGCACGTTAGATATTGACTGGCGCCAAGGCATGACCACAATCACCGGTGAAACTGGCGCCGGAAAATCCATTGCCATTGATGCATTAGGTTTATGTTTAGGGGACAGAGCCGTCACCAATGTAGTACGGCCAAATTGCAAAAAGGCGGAACTGGCAGCGACCTTTGATATTAGTGGTAATACTGTGGCACAGCAGTGGTTAACAAATAACGATATCGCAGTAGATGATGATTGTATTTTAAGGCGCATTATTTCAAGCGAAGGCCGCTCAAAGGCCTATATCAATGGTAGTCAGGTACCACTTGCCCAATTAAAAGATATCGGCCGATTATTAATTAATATCCATGGTCAGCACGATCATCAGCTCATTATTAAGGCGTCAGAACAACGACAAATACTCGATGCTTATGCCGATCATCAACACCTATTGGCTGATGTAAAATTGCACTACCAGCAATGGAAACAATTAAATTACGAATATCAACAATTACAGGATAATCAGGCACAACGAGAAGCCCAACAGCAATTATTACAATACCAGGTTAGTGAATTAGATGAATTTTCACTAACAGAAGGTGAATTTGAACAACTGGAGCTAGATTATAAACGTCATAGCAACAGCCAATTTTTATTAGACAGCACCTTATCTGCATTGCAAAGTTTATCTGAAAACGAGCAATTTAATGCGCTGGATAACTTACGAAGCGCTTATGAGCAAATAAGTAAACTGGCGAGTGTTGATAATCACCTCGCCACGTTAGCCAGCCAATTGGAAGAGTCATTAATTCAACTAGAAGATACCTCGACCGAGCTGCAATCTTATTATCAACAACTTGAGTTAGATCCTCAGGCTTACCAAATGATTGAAGATCGTTATTCAACGGCCATTCAACTGGCAAAAAAACATCAGGTCGCGCCAGAGCAATTATTTACTCATTACCTAACACTTAAAAATGAGCTCAGTCTGATTTCATCAGACGAAACTAGGCTAACAGGAATTTTAACTGAGATAGCAGAAACAGAAGTTAACTATCGGGAGGCGGCAACAATACTTTCAGCTTCCCGCGCAAAAGCTGCGGCAACGTTAAGCCAGCGCATCAGTGACAGTATGAAAGAATTAAATATGGCCCATGGTCAGTTTGAAGTTAGTTTAACCGCTACTGTCAGCGATAAACTCAACTTGCATGGTATCGACGAAGTTAACTTTTTAATCAGCCTCAACCCAGGACAAGCACTGGAAGCGATGAACAAAGTTGCCTCTGGTGGTGAGCTATCCCGCATCAGCTTGGCAATGCAGGTAATATTGGCCGATAAAGTGGTGACCCCTACCCTGATTTTTGATGAAGTGGATGTTGGTATTTCTGGGCCAACCGCCGCTATGGTGGGTGACAAATTACGCCAGCTTGCCGCCAATACCCAGGTGATATGTGTCACTCATTTGCCGCAAGTAGCCAGTAAAGGACATCAGCAACTTTTCGTTACTAAATTAACCGATGGCGAACATACCGAAACTAAGGTAACGGAACTTAGTGAACAAGGGCGGGTCCAAGAAATTGCTCGATTACTGGCAGGTGATAGTATTACCGAGCATAGTCTGGCAAATGCTCAGGAGTTACTCGCCAGCTGA
- a CDS encoding outer membrane protein assembly factor BamE, whose product MLYRVLVAAFILSISACSSWIYRIDIPQGNYLEQRDVDKLQIGMTKEQVKYVLGSPVVLDAFNQDTWHYVYRFKSGRSTDYNAEKHFVIKFADNKLISAEGDFTLSENFNTPMNNDQ is encoded by the coding sequence ATGTTGTATAGAGTTTTAGTCGCTGCATTTATCTTAAGCATTTCAGCCTGTTCAAGCTGGATTTATCGTATTGATATTCCACAAGGCAACTATTTAGAGCAAAGAGATGTCGACAAATTACAAATAGGTATGACTAAAGAGCAAGTTAAGTATGTCTTGGGCAGCCCGGTAGTTTTAGATGCTTTTAACCAAGACACCTGGCACTATGTTTATCGTTTTAAATCTGGCCGCAGTACAGATTACAACGCAGAAAAACATTTTGTTATAAAGTTTGCCGACAATAAATTAATCTCTGCTGAAGGCGATTTCACACTATCTGAAAACTTTAATACGCCGATGAATAACGATCAATAA
- a CDS encoding RnfH family protein, translated as MEHKLDNHAVAEKNQIQIEVVYGTPSKQELLLISVEDGITIEAAIKASGILDVFKEIDLTKNKVGIWNRTAKLTDAVKDLDRIEIYRPLIADPKEVRKRRAEKAKEEGRADKVTGGRVNPLRAKAE; from the coding sequence ATGGAGCACAAGTTGGATAATCACGCGGTAGCAGAAAAGAATCAAATACAAATAGAAGTGGTTTACGGCACGCCAAGTAAGCAAGAGTTATTGCTCATTTCTGTTGAAGATGGCATCACTATTGAGGCGGCAATTAAAGCGTCTGGTATTTTAGATGTTTTTAAAGAAATCGATTTAACAAAAAATAAAGTGGGGATCTGGAATCGTACGGCAAAATTAACCGATGCGGTAAAAGACTTAGACCGTATTGAAATTTATCGGCCGTTAATCGCTGATCCAAAAGAAGTACGTAAGCGCCGGGCGGAAAAAGCGAAAGAGGAAGGGCGCGCCGATAAAGTTACCGGAGGTCGGGTTAATCCGTTACGGGCAAAAGCAGAATAG
- a CDS encoding SRPBCC family protein, producing the protein MPSISRNALVMFSVEQMYQLINDVLAYPEFIPDCGDSKIISEDETEVTASLLVAKGGLKKWFTTKNTLLANQEVQMSLVDGPFKRLVGSWRLTKLSEEACKISLHLEYEFSSKVFDLAFGRVFNGIANNMVQAFTQRAKEVYGAQVG; encoded by the coding sequence ATGCCAAGTATTAGTCGTAACGCATTAGTGATGTTTAGCGTTGAACAAATGTATCAGTTAATTAACGATGTGCTCGCATATCCTGAGTTTATTCCTGATTGCGGTGACAGCAAAATTATATCAGAAGATGAGACAGAAGTAACGGCGTCTTTGCTGGTAGCAAAAGGTGGTTTGAAAAAGTGGTTTACCACCAAAAATACGCTACTTGCCAATCAGGAAGTACAGATGTCATTAGTTGACGGTCCTTTTAAACGGTTGGTTGGTAGCTGGCGATTAACTAAATTATCGGAAGAAGCCTGTAAGATAAGTTTACATTTGGAATATGAATTTTCGAGTAAGGTATTTGATTTAGCCTTTGGCCGGGTATTTAATGGTATTGCCAATAATATGGTACAGGCATTTACCCAAAGGGCTAAAGAAGTTTATGGAGCACAAGTTGGATAA
- the smpB gene encoding SsrA-binding protein SmpB — MAKKKSKQSNSNTIALNKKARHNYNLTDKFEAGMSLQGWEIKSIRGGKVNISDCYVLIKDREAYLVGSEIMPLNAASSHVVCDPVRPRKLLLNRRELDRLVGAVERDGYSLIATAMYWKQCWVKLEFYLGKGKKAHDKRADIKDREWQVDKGRLMKNKTLNKVD; from the coding sequence ATGGCTAAGAAAAAATCTAAACAATCCAATAGCAACACTATTGCGCTCAATAAAAAAGCTCGACACAACTATAATCTTACCGATAAGTTTGAAGCGGGTATGAGCTTGCAAGGTTGGGAAATAAAAAGCATTCGTGGCGGAAAAGTAAATATTTCTGACTGCTACGTATTGATTAAAGATCGCGAAGCTTATTTGGTCGGCAGTGAAATTATGCCGCTCAATGCTGCGTCTAGTCATGTTGTTTGTGATCCGGTACGACCAAGAAAACTTTTATTAAACCGGCGTGAACTAGACCGTTTAGTAGGGGCTGTTGAACGTGATGGCTATTCATTGATTGCCACCGCGATGTACTGGAAACAATGTTGGGTAAAATTAGAGTTTTATCTTGGTAAAGGTAAGAAAGCGCACGATAAACGCGCTGATATAAAAGACCGTGAGTGGCAAGTCGATAAAGGCCGCTTAATGAAGAACAAAACACTTAACAAGGTTGATTAA
- a CDS encoding DUF5677 domain-containing protein has protein sequence MPSKTEFEKHGFLAVESLSVPQYVTSKYAPYLNIFLRLNEITWSLQYELNIPKPENDIAKAWSAVLYARTINFVQAAYMLSSIGMRVQAETQLRCALEPLFTLGALKNNPSLIKDYDLAERKDRLKHGRSFITYQKRQKPKDNTLIKQVSEQCDNQEAELITRLKAHRPDLFKENKHLIAIEKLLESHPELKVTTLSNIRKLRPDLFKDKGKTAIDKFSLPASLLANNAGLIDWYDLLYRWGSSSVHSDAKSLEDSHFVLGEDLLVEHIKNEPELEDLDEFINTLCAVFLYALEFIKEVLDANIPKEEIESIKTKLVKLGNTQNSTP, from the coding sequence ATGCCTAGTAAAACAGAGTTCGAAAAGCACGGGTTCTTAGCAGTAGAGTCCTTAAGCGTACCTCAATACGTCACATCAAAGTACGCTCCTTACCTAAATATATTCCTACGGCTTAATGAGATAACTTGGTCCTTACAATACGAACTAAATATCCCAAAACCAGAAAATGACATAGCTAAGGCATGGAGTGCAGTTCTTTATGCCAGAACCATTAATTTTGTACAAGCTGCATACATGTTGTCCTCTATAGGAATGAGAGTTCAAGCCGAGACTCAACTTAGATGCGCTTTAGAACCCTTATTTACTTTAGGAGCCTTAAAGAATAACCCTTCTCTGATTAAAGATTACGACCTAGCAGAACGTAAAGATAGATTAAAACACGGCAGAAGTTTTATTACCTATCAAAAGCGACAAAAGCCAAAGGATAATACTTTAATTAAGCAAGTATCCGAACAATGTGACAATCAAGAAGCCGAATTAATAACAAGGTTAAAAGCGCACCGCCCTGATTTATTTAAAGAAAATAAGCATTTAATTGCAATAGAAAAACTCCTAGAAAGTCACCCTGAATTAAAGGTGACGACTCTCTCTAACATTAGGAAGCTCCGCCCAGATTTATTTAAGGATAAGGGGAAAACTGCTATTGATAAATTCAGTCTCCCTGCCTCTCTTTTAGCCAATAACGCGGGGCTAATTGATTGGTACGATCTTCTATATCGATGGGGGAGTTCTTCTGTACATTCTGACGCTAAATCTCTTGAAGACAGTCATTTTGTATTAGGAGAAGATCTATTGGTAGAACATATTAAAAACGAACCAGAACTCGAAGATTTAGACGAATTTATAAATACACTCTGTGCGGTTTTTCTTTATGCTTTGGAATTCATAAAGGAAGTCCTAGACGCCAATATACCAAAGGAAGAAATCGAGAGTATAAAAACAAAATTAGTGAAGCTCGGCAACACCCAAAATTCAACGCCCTAA
- a CDS encoding LysR family transcriptional regulator has product MDELLMDWNGLKTFIKVVETGSLAAAAKELGVNHSTVFRRLRGLEQDVGAKLLAQQANRYHLTAIGEEFAALGRDIDAKYNDIERLIVGKEYQPKGHVRITAPFNIANRFIPQALKALRKAYPEITVELLASNQEVNMNTRNADIAVRATQTPPGHLVGRKVTSFAWGLFAGKEYLNSQSFQTVSDLKHHNVIGAAGQMCHLPAFNWLEQHYSGQITIRCDELITMSHFAETGQGIALLPMDQLRDNIECVMLVPDIPASELWLLTHPDLKNVERIRVVMKFLTEYFSGLTEMVN; this is encoded by the coding sequence TTGGATGAATTATTAATGGACTGGAATGGCTTAAAAACCTTTATCAAAGTGGTGGAAACTGGCTCGCTTGCCGCTGCTGCAAAAGAGCTCGGGGTTAATCATTCTACGGTGTTTCGACGCTTACGCGGACTGGAACAGGATGTTGGCGCTAAGTTACTCGCTCAACAGGCCAATCGGTACCACTTGACCGCTATTGGTGAAGAATTTGCAGCGCTTGGTCGCGATATCGATGCAAAATATAATGATATCGAACGACTGATTGTCGGTAAGGAATATCAGCCTAAAGGCCATGTTCGTATTACTGCGCCGTTTAATATTGCCAACCGTTTTATTCCACAGGCGTTAAAAGCGTTGAGAAAGGCTTATCCTGAGATCACGGTTGAGCTGCTTGCCAGTAATCAGGAAGTTAACATGAACACCCGCAATGCCGATATTGCCGTACGGGCAACTCAGACGCCACCGGGTCATCTGGTGGGGCGAAAAGTCACGTCATTTGCCTGGGGGCTGTTTGCCGGTAAAGAATATTTAAACAGTCAGAGCTTTCAAACAGTCAGCGATCTCAAGCATCATAATGTTATCGGTGCAGCGGGGCAAATGTGCCATCTGCCAGCGTTTAACTGGCTGGAGCAACATTATAGTGGGCAAATTACCATTCGCTGTGATGAGCTTATTACCATGTCGCATTTTGCAGAAACTGGGCAGGGTATTGCCTTGCTGCCGATGGATCAGCTGCGGGATAATATTGAGTGTGTAATGTTAGTACCAGATATTCCAGCCAGTGAACTCTGGTTGCTAACGCATCCTGATCTGAAAAATGTCGAACGTATTCGCGTGGTGATGAAGTTTTTAACGGAATATTTTAGTGGGTTAACGGAAATGGTTAATTAA
- a CDS encoding DoxX family protein: protein MKFKTNPDVATLLFRLTLGGVLIAHSLYLKLVVFTLPGTAQFFTSIGLPAALAYLVFTIEAIGGIALLLGVKARYFALALVPILLGATWAHWNAGWLFTNQGGGWEYPLVLTLMAIIQFFLGSGRYAVMKEN, encoded by the coding sequence ATGAAATTTAAAACAAATCCTGATGTTGCAACATTACTATTTCGACTCACCTTAGGCGGTGTGCTAATCGCACATAGCCTATATTTAAAGCTGGTGGTTTTTACCCTGCCGGGCACCGCACAGTTTTTTACCTCAATCGGCTTACCAGCAGCGTTAGCTTATCTGGTATTTACTATTGAAGCCATTGGTGGCATCGCTTTACTACTTGGCGTTAAAGCCCGCTACTTTGCCTTAGCACTGGTACCAATATTACTTGGTGCGACCTGGGCACACTGGAATGCCGGCTGGTTATTCACGAATCAGGGCGGCGGCTGGGAATACCCATTAGTACTCACGCTAATGGCAATTATTCAGTTCTTCCTCGGTAGTGGCAGATATGCGGTAATGAAAGAAAACTAA
- a CDS encoding thiol-disulfide oxidoreductase DCC family protein produces the protein MADSNTVSEPITVFYDASCPRCVKDRRLYERLAGAGKHSVVWFDITNQDETLTKLGIAPYKALTELHIQLSDGSILSELDAYIQLMSRVWLLKPLAWFIALPIIRPWLAKHYHQRVIKRLKSSGRL, from the coding sequence ATGGCAGATTCAAACACGGTATCAGAACCAATAACGGTATTTTACGATGCCAGTTGTCCGCGCTGCGTAAAAGACAGGCGGTTATATGAAAGACTGGCTGGGGCAGGCAAACATTCGGTGGTTTGGTTTGATATTACAAATCAGGACGAAACATTAACTAAGCTTGGTATCGCCCCTTATAAGGCACTCACTGAGCTTCATATTCAGCTTAGCGACGGCAGCATATTATCCGAGCTCGATGCCTACATACAATTAATGTCTCGTGTGTGGTTATTAAAACCCCTTGCCTGGTTCATTGCCCTGCCAATTATCCGGCCATGGCTAGCAAAACATTACCATCAACGGGTAATTAAGCGTTTAAAATCCAGTGGTCGGCTATAG